From the genome of Vigna angularis cultivar LongXiaoDou No.4 chromosome 11, ASM1680809v1, whole genome shotgun sequence, one region includes:
- the LOC108334256 gene encoding ADP,ATP carrier protein 1, mitochondrial — protein sequence MVDQVQHPSIMDKVAGQLHLRSGFSSGINSYDGAFRHPAMYQRPSFGNYSNAALQYPVMPSCKTTMDLSAAATTTSPVFAAAPAEKGHFLIDFLMGGVSAAVSKTAAAPIERVKLLIQNQDEMLKTGRLSEPYKGIGDCFKRTIADEGGASLWRGNTANVIRYFPTQALNFAFKDYFKRLFNFKKDRDGYWKWFAGNLASGGAAGASSLLFVYSLDYARTRLANDAKAAKKGGERQFKGLVDVYRKTLASDGVAGLYRGFNLSCVGIIVYRGLYFGLYDSIKPVVLTGSLQDSFFASFALGWLITNGAGLASYPIDTVRRRMMMTSGEAVKYKNSLDAFQQIVKKEGTKSLFKGAGANILRAVAGAGVLAGYDKLQVLVFGKKYGSGGA from the exons ATGGTTGATCAGGTCCAACACCCTTCAATCATGGACAAGGTTGCTGGTCAGCTCCATCTCCGTTCTGGTTTTTCATCTGGTATTAATAGTTACGATGGAGCTTTCCGCCACCCTGCCATGTACCAAAGACCCTCCTTTGGGAACTACTCAAATGCTGCATTGCAGTATCCTGTGATGCCCTCATGCAAAACTACAATGGATTTGTCTGCTGCTGCAACAACAACATCCCCTGTTTTTGCTGCAGCCCCAGCAGAGAAAGGCCATTTTCTTATTGACTTTCTCATGGGAGGGGTTTCGGCAGCTGTCTCAAAAACTGCTGCTGCTCCCATTGAACGTGTTAAGCTTTTGATCCAGAACCAGGATGAGATGCTCAAAACTGGAAGGCTTTCTGAGCCCTACAAGGGTATTGGTGattgttttaaaagaacaatAGCGGATGAGGGTGGTGCTTCTCTATGGAGAGGAAACACTGCAAATGTCATCCGTTATTTCCCCACCCAG GCTTTGAACTTTGCATTCAAGGACTATTTCAAGAGGCTTTTCAATTTCAAGAAGGACAGAGATGGCTACTGGAAGTGGTTTGCTGGCAACTTGGCCTCTGGAGGTGCTGCTGGTGCATCGTCGCTTTTATTTGTTTACTCCCTTGACTATGCCCGAACCCGTCTTGCCAATGATGCTAAGGCTGCAAAGAAGGGAGGAGAGAGACAGTTCAAGGGTCTTGTTGATGTCTACAGGAAGACATTGGCATCTGATGGTGTTGCTGGTCTCTACCGTGGATTTAACCTCTCATGTGTTGGAATCATTGTGTATCGTGGTCTGtattttggattgtatgattCCATCAAGCCAGTTGTCCTCACTGGATCATTGCAG GATAGCTTTTTCGCCAGCTTTGCCCTGGGATGGCTCATCACCAATGGTGCAGGTCTTGCATCATACCCAATTGACACTGTGAGAAGAAGAATGATGATGACCTCTGGTGAAGCAGTGAAGTACAAGAATTCCTTGGATGCATTCCAACAAATCGTCAAGAAAGAGGGTACCAAGTCCTTGTTCAAGGGTGCTGGTGCCAACATCCTCAGAGCTGTTGCAGGTGCTGGTGTGCTTGCCGGGTATGACAAGTTGCAGGTTCTTGTGTTCGGCAAGAAGTATGGTTCTGGTGGTGCCTAA